The Phycisphaerae bacterium genome has a segment encoding these proteins:
- the rplL gene encoding 50S ribosomal protein L7/L12 — MAEAPAATFSAEITELAEKLANLKVKDAQALVDCLKENYGIEPAGGGVVMAAGPGAGAAGGAAAAAEEKDSFDVILAGFGDKKIQVIKVVRSITGLGLKEAKDLVEGAPKPIKQGASKEEAEKIKKEIEEAGGAVTIQ; from the coding sequence ATGGCTGAAGCACCGGCCGCGACTTTCAGTGCTGAGATTACGGAACTTGCCGAGAAGCTGGCGAATCTAAAGGTCAAGGACGCCCAGGCTCTCGTGGACTGCCTCAAGGAGAACTACGGGATTGAGCCCGCGGGCGGTGGCGTGGTCATGGCGGCCGGTCCCGGCGCCGGTGCGGCGGGCGGTGCTGCTGCCGCAGCCGAGGAGAAGGACTCCTTCGACGTGATTCTGGCCGGGTTCGGTGACAAGAAGATCCAGGTGATCAAGGTGGTCCGCTCGATCACGGGTCTGGGGCTGAAGGAAGCGAAAGACCTGGTGGAGGGCGCCCCGAAACCGATCAAGCAGGGTGCCTCGAAGGAAGAGGCCGAAAAAATCAAGAAGGAGATTGAAGAAGCCGGCGGAGCTGTTACCATACAGTAG
- a CDS encoding 50S ribosomal protein L10, producing the protein MSKPIKAMVSEELRARYQDVSNVCVVELTGLSVQQQEKLRAMVREKSGRLEVVRNSLARRAFADTPLEPLGKALEGPSALVVTQESLIDVAKALIEAAKEFKKLKLKQAIYDGDPNLMTVEEVSKLRGIRELIGEVLMLITSPGRAVAGCIGGPQARIAGCLKAIADKEPAADAA; encoded by the coding sequence ATGAGCAAGCCAATCAAGGCCATGGTCTCCGAAGAGCTCCGCGCCCGCTATCAGGACGTCAGCAATGTGTGCGTGGTCGAGCTGACGGGGCTCAGTGTGCAGCAGCAGGAGAAGCTCCGGGCGATGGTTCGGGAGAAGTCCGGGCGCCTGGAGGTGGTGCGGAACAGCCTGGCACGGCGGGCATTCGCGGATACGCCGCTGGAGCCGCTGGGCAAGGCGCTGGAAGGCCCATCGGCGCTGGTGGTCACCCAGGAATCGCTGATCGACGTTGCCAAGGCGCTGATCGAGGCGGCGAAGGAATTCAAGAAGCTCAAGCTGAAGCAGGCCATTTACGACGGCGATCCGAACCTGATGACCGTCGAAGAGGTTTCGAAGCTCCGTGGTATTCGGGAGCTTATCGGCGAGGTTCTGATGCTGATCACCTCGCCGGGCCGGGCGGTGGCGGGCTGCATTGGCGGACCGCAGGCGCGGATCGCCGGATGCCTCAAGGCCATTGCCGACAAGGAGCCCGCTGCGGACGCGGCCTGA
- a CDS encoding 50S ribosomal protein L1: MPHLGVRYRKQKDLLGDAAGPVSLDEGLAKLKQMTEVHGDRGYKNGKKRKRIDQTIELCIHLGIDPRHADQLVRGALSLPQGLGKTRRVIAFCDAAMAEEAKKAGAADAGAEELVAKVEGGWSDFDVAVAHPSMMGKVGKLGRVLGPQGKMPSPKAGTVTPDVITAVKEFTVGRLEYRNDAGGNIHLPVGKASFALEALKENIEAAVKHIVRAKPAAAKGQYIRKVSLSATHTPGVMIDYAA; the protein is encoded by the coding sequence ATGCCGCACCTGGGTGTTCGTTATCGAAAACAAAAAGATCTGCTCGGCGACGCCGCCGGTCCAGTGTCACTGGACGAGGGGCTTGCCAAGCTCAAGCAGATGACGGAAGTCCACGGGGACCGTGGCTACAAGAACGGCAAGAAGCGCAAACGGATCGATCAGACCATTGAGCTCTGTATCCATCTTGGCATTGATCCCCGGCATGCGGATCAGCTCGTTCGCGGGGCGCTTTCGCTGCCGCAGGGACTGGGCAAGACCCGCCGGGTTATTGCGTTTTGCGACGCTGCCATGGCGGAAGAAGCGAAAAAAGCAGGCGCTGCGGATGCTGGCGCGGAAGAGCTCGTAGCCAAGGTAGAGGGGGGCTGGTCGGATTTCGATGTTGCCGTCGCCCACCCCTCGATGATGGGCAAGGTAGGTAAGCTCGGCCGGGTGCTGGGTCCGCAGGGCAAAATGCCCTCTCCCAAGGCTGGTACGGTGACCCCTGACGTCATTACGGCCGTCAAGGAGTTCACGGTCGGGCGCCTGGAATATCGCAACGACGCCGGAGGAAATATCCACCTGCCGGTTGGCAAGGCCAGCTTCGCCCTGGAAGCGCTGAAAGAGAACATCGAGGCGGCGGTCAAGCACATCGTTCGTGCCAAGCCGGCCGCCGCAAAGGGGCAGTATATTCGCAAGGTTTCGCTGAGTGCGACGCACACGCCGGGCGTGATGATCGACTACGCCGCGTAG
- the rplK gene encoding 50S ribosomal protein L11, whose amino-acid sequence MAKKELTATIKLQAPGGQATPAPPIGPALGQHGVNIGQFVQQFNASTGELNGMPVGVVISVYSDRSFTFVVKSPPAAVLIRDAAKIAKGSGVPNKEKVGTINREQLRKIAERKLPDLNCYNLEAAEKVVAGTARSMGVDVVD is encoded by the coding sequence GTGGCCAAGAAGGAACTCACAGCAACGATCAAGCTCCAGGCGCCCGGTGGACAGGCGACCCCGGCCCCGCCCATCGGGCCCGCGCTAGGTCAGCACGGCGTGAACATCGGCCAGTTCGTGCAGCAGTTCAATGCCTCCACCGGCGAATTGAACGGCATGCCCGTCGGCGTGGTGATCAGCGTCTATTCCGACCGCTCCTTCACGTTCGTGGTCAAGAGTCCGCCCGCGGCCGTGCTGATTCGCGACGCCGCCAAAATCGCCAAGGGCAGCGGCGTTCCCAACAAGGAAAAGGTCGGCACCATCAACCGTGAGCAGCTTCGCAAGATTGCCGAGCGAAAGCTTCCCGATTTGAACTGTTATAACCTCGAGGCCGCCGAGAAAGTCGTGGCAGGGACGGCCAGGTCGATGGGGGTTGACGTCGTCGATTGA
- the nusG gene encoding transcription termination/antitermination factor NusG, translated as MKWYVLRVASNKEESVRQALLRKVKIEALESHIGRVLVPTIKEKKMKAGVLKVVERKLYPGYVFVEMACEEDGSVVENVWFMIKETSGVGDFIGAEGKPTSMPDHEVAQMLAATQKSEEEPTLSGLNIKPGDIVKITDGPFESYEGAVEAVDERRGMVSVSVSIFGRLTPVEVGYWQLEKSEQ; from the coding sequence ATGAAGTGGTACGTTCTGCGCGTCGCTTCGAACAAGGAGGAGTCCGTCCGGCAGGCCCTGCTTCGCAAGGTCAAGATCGAGGCGCTGGAGTCCCACATCGGTCGCGTCCTGGTGCCCACGATCAAAGAGAAAAAGATGAAGGCCGGCGTTCTCAAGGTGGTCGAGCGCAAGCTCTACCCCGGCTACGTCTTCGTCGAAATGGCGTGCGAGGAAGACGGCTCGGTCGTCGAGAACGTCTGGTTCATGATCAAGGAGACATCGGGCGTGGGGGACTTCATCGGGGCCGAAGGCAAGCCGACCAGCATGCCCGACCACGAGGTGGCCCAGATGCTTGCCGCCACGCAGAAGTCCGAGGAAGAACCCACCCTTTCCGGCCTCAACATCAAGCCCGGCGACATCGTCAAGATCACCGACGGGCCGTTTGAGAGCTACGAGGGCGCGGTGGAGGCCGTGGACGAACGCCGCGGCATGGTTTCCGTCAGCGTGTCCATCTTCGGGCGGCTTACCCCCGTCGAGGTCGGCTATTGGCAACTGGAAAAATCGGAGCAATGA
- the secE gene encoding preprotein translocase subunit SecE, whose product MSQFDAAARGGSREGGDDASRRTGPGQAPSSRPPAAAGAGGLSDAFRQYKPQQGRTTRVGTLVSVMALAIWGGIWLQSQLRGFEGDNWWNMLITMGIPMFFVAAIFGLTYWVVFANRPASDFLIATEGEMKKVNWSTRREIIGSTKVVILFTFLLAVLLFIVDLVFQWLFQTIGVLKV is encoded by the coding sequence ATGAGTCAGTTTGACGCGGCGGCAAGAGGGGGATCACGAGAAGGGGGCGACGATGCTTCGCGGCGCACTGGCCCGGGGCAAGCGCCCTCGTCGCGCCCGCCGGCTGCCGCAGGGGCCGGCGGCCTGAGCGACGCGTTTCGCCAGTACAAACCTCAGCAAGGCCGCACCACCCGCGTGGGCACGCTCGTTTCCGTCATGGCCCTTGCGATCTGGGGAGGCATTTGGCTTCAGAGCCAGCTTCGCGGCTTTGAAGGTGACAACTGGTGGAACATGCTCATCACCATGGGCATACCCATGTTTTTCGTGGCCGCCATTTTCGGCCTCACCTATTGGGTGGTCTTTGCCAACCGTCCCGCGAGCGATTTTCTAATCGCCACCGAAGGCGAGATGAAGAAGGTCAACTGGTCGACGCGCCGCGAGATCATCGGTTCGACCAAAGTGGTCATCCTGTTTACGTTCCTTCTGGCGGTCCTGCTCTTCATCGTGGACCTGGTTTTCCAGTGGCTGTTCCAGACCATTGGCGTGTTGAAGGTATGA
- the rpmG gene encoding 50S ribosomal protein L33 — protein MAKAAKRESVWLQCKECDDLNYRTSVNVMGGTPKIELKKYCKRERKRTVHKIKRK, from the coding sequence ATGGCAAAAGCGGCAAAAAGGGAATCGGTCTGGCTGCAGTGCAAAGAGTGCGACGACCTCAACTACCGCACCTCTGTGAACGTCATGGGCGGTACGCCGAAGATCGAATTGAAGAAGTACTGCAAACGGGAGCGCAAGCGTACCGTCCATAAGATCAAGCGGAAGTAA